From one Desulfonatronum sp. SC1 genomic stretch:
- the gyrB gene encoding DNA topoisomerase (ATP-hydrolyzing) subunit B has product MEHEKKYTASNITVLEGLSAVRKRPSMYIGSTSAQGLHHLVYEVVDNSIDESMAGYCSKIQVQLHLDNSITVSDDGRGIPVDIHPKEKKPAVEVVMTVLHAGGKFDKDTYKVSGGLHGVGVSVVNALSSSLEVIIKRDGKKYFQRYERGVPVTQLKEIGTSQNTGTIIRFHPDEDIFETVEFNPNTLKKRFDELAYLNSKIEIEFIDDLNNEVSTFKHEGGIVSFIADLNANEQTIGQIISGTSEASGVITEFALQYNTNYKEIVYTFVNNICTHEGGSHLAGFKSALTRAINNYASNSEAAKKSKVKISGDDVREGLTAVISLKHPDPQFEGQTKTKLGNSEVAGIVSSSVYETLNRYLEENPKDAKAIIEKIVDTARAREAARKAKELVRKGPLAGFSLPGKLADCQTKNPAESELFIVEGDSAGGSAKQGRNPKFQAILPLRGKILNVEKTRMDKILSNKEIQALITAMGVGTGEEDVDLSRLRYHKVIIMTDADVDGSHIRTLLLTFFFRKFRSLIDQGHVYIGQPPLFRIHKANFEKYIHDADGMDTFLLEKTANQFVLQGEEDQRIENSKMLSLLKTVKRIQAFAADSRSLGLTAELFFRLVSYRLRLDEDLRDINLPAFQEYMKLHGYFVDVIHETSEIETIAFMRFTHENGYYVKLKSEFFKSKGYVKSFDQISKIVEEHGTLFFKVFKGEDKVAEMDLLELYAFLLAETQKVFNIQRYKGLGEMNPEQLWSTTMNPEARTLLQVKVEDAVEADQIFSRLMGDNVEQRRIFIEKNALFVDQLDI; this is encoded by the coding sequence ATGGAACATGAAAAAAAATATACCGCCAGCAACATAACGGTACTGGAGGGCCTTTCCGCAGTCCGGAAACGTCCGTCCATGTACATCGGAAGCACCAGCGCCCAGGGGTTGCACCATCTGGTTTATGAAGTCGTGGACAACAGTATCGACGAATCCATGGCCGGGTATTGCTCCAAGATTCAGGTGCAGCTCCATCTGGACAACAGCATCACGGTCAGCGACGACGGTCGAGGCATTCCGGTGGACATCCATCCCAAGGAGAAAAAGCCGGCTGTGGAAGTGGTCATGACCGTACTGCACGCTGGCGGCAAGTTCGACAAGGACACTTATAAGGTTTCAGGCGGCCTGCATGGCGTGGGCGTCTCCGTGGTCAACGCCCTGTCCTCCTCCCTGGAAGTGATAATTAAGCGCGACGGGAAAAAATATTTTCAGCGCTACGAGCGAGGCGTTCCGGTCACGCAACTAAAGGAAATCGGCACGTCTCAGAACACCGGGACAATCATCCGCTTTCATCCGGACGAAGATATTTTCGAAACCGTGGAATTTAATCCGAACACCCTTAAAAAGCGGTTCGACGAACTGGCTTATCTGAACAGCAAAATTGAAATCGAATTCATAGACGACCTGAATAACGAGGTTAGCACCTTCAAGCATGAAGGCGGTATAGTCTCCTTTATAGCGGACCTCAACGCCAACGAACAGACCATCGGGCAGATCATTTCCGGGACCAGCGAAGCCAGCGGCGTGATCACGGAATTCGCCCTGCAGTACAACACCAATTACAAGGAAATCGTTTACACCTTCGTGAACAATATCTGCACCCATGAAGGCGGTTCTCATTTGGCGGGCTTCAAGTCCGCCCTGACAAGGGCCATCAACAACTATGCTTCCAACTCGGAAGCGGCCAAAAAAAGCAAGGTTAAGATATCCGGGGACGACGTACGCGAGGGGCTGACCGCGGTGATCAGTCTGAAGCATCCCGATCCCCAGTTCGAGGGCCAGACCAAGACCAAGCTGGGCAACAGCGAGGTTGCCGGGATCGTTTCCTCCTCGGTCTACGAAACGTTGAATCGTTATCTTGAGGAAAATCCCAAGGACGCCAAGGCGATCATCGAGAAAATCGTTGACACGGCCCGGGCTCGGGAGGCCGCACGCAAGGCCAAAGAACTGGTCCGCAAAGGACCCCTGGCCGGTTTTTCCCTGCCCGGAAAACTGGCGGACTGTCAGACTAAAAATCCCGCAGAGAGTGAACTGTTCATCGTTGAGGGCGATAGCGCCGGCGGCTCGGCTAAACAGGGCCGCAATCCGAAGTTTCAGGCTATTTTGCCCTTGCGCGGCAAGATATTGAACGTGGAAAAAACACGGATGGACAAGATTTTGTCTAACAAGGAAATTCAGGCCCTGATCACCGCCATGGGCGTGGGCACCGGGGAAGAAGACGTGGATTTGAGCCGCCTGCGCTACCACAAGGTGATCATCATGACCGACGCGGACGTGGATGGCTCACATATTCGTACCTTGCTGCTGACCTTTTTTTTCCGCAAATTCCGCTCCCTGATCGATCAGGGGCATGTCTATATCGGACAGCCACCCTTGTTTCGTATCCACAAGGCCAATTTCGAGAAGTACATCCACGACGCGGATGGAATGGACACCTTCCTTTTGGAAAAGACCGCGAACCAATTTGTCTTACAGGGCGAGGAGGATCAGCGTATCGAAAACAGCAAGATGCTATCCCTGCTCAAGACCGTGAAACGCATCCAGGCCTTTGCCGCGGATTCGCGCAGCCTGGGATTGACCGCGGAGCTCTTTTTTCGCCTGGTGTCCTACCGGCTGCGTCTGGATGAAGATTTGCGGGATATCAATTTACCGGCCTTTCAGGAATACATGAAGCTGCACGGCTATTTCGTGGACGTGATCCACGAAACGTCGGAGATTGAAACCATCGCCTTCATGCGTTTCACCCATGAAAACGGCTATTATGTCAAACTTAAAAGCGAGTTTTTCAAGTCCAAAGGCTATGTTAAATCCTTCGACCAGATCAGCAAGATAGTGGAGGAGCACGGAACGCTGTTTTTTAAGGTGTTCAAAGGGGAGGACAAGGTAGCGGAGATGGATCTGCTCGAACTGTACGCCTTTTTGTTGGCCGAGACCCAGAAAGTGTTCAATATTCAGCGGTATAAGGGCCTGGGGGAAATGAACCCCGAGCAGCTCTGGTCCACGACCATGAATCCCGAGGCCCGGACTCTGCTCCAGGTCAAGGTGGAGGACGCCGTCGAGGCGGATCAGATTTTCTCCCGACTAATGGGCGACAATGTGGAGCAGCGACGGATTTTCATCGAAAAGAACGCCCTGTTCGTGGACCAACTCGACATCTAG
- the gyrA gene encoding DNA gyrase subunit A: MKNNIFIEEEMQRSYLEYALSVIIGRAIPDVRDGLKPVHRRILFAMHDLGNTYNRAYKKSARIVGDVIGKYHPHGDSAVYDAMVRMAQDFSMREPLVDGQGNFGSLDGDAPAAMRYTEVRMARLTSEFLQDIDKETVPFRPNYDNTLQEPEVLPTKVPNLLLNGSSGIAVGMATNIPPHNLGELIDGLLLLLSKPEAEVADLLECIKGPDFPTSGFIYGRHGIIDAYKTGKGSIKVRGKVEIEERSKQAESIVITEIPYALNKASLVEKIAQIVHEKKVEGISDLRDESDRNGIRIVMDLKRNAIPEVVINSLYKFTPLESWYHINTLAVVHNRPQLLKLKDVLELFIEHRKEVVLNRTRFDLNKAEQRAHILEGLKIALENIDEVIELIKSSKTPAEAKQKLISRFAFTDLQSQAILDMRLQRLTNLERDKLLAEYQELLKRIDYLLSILRNVEVLIQVIREELVEIKKLYATPRRSVIVEEDASSINMEDLVGDTEVVITLSQRGYIKRTPMDTYQQQKRGGRGIYGASTISEDIISQMFTTTNHNFILLFTNKGRMYKIKAYNIPEGSRTARGIHASNLLPLDKDEFIATAMTIKDFATDKNFLFATKRGVVKRSQAQLYVNCRQSGLKAVNLHPEDELITVREISSTAEVVLISRDGKSIRFSCSDIRSTGRATAGVKGMDLNYGDQVVSCVVTDDDQRQEVLTVSANGFGKRTLLENYRSQSRGGKGVINMRVTPKTGHVIGSVLVESEDDLLILTSAGKIIRMNVAGISRVGRDAQGVTLVRMDPDTLVVGFDRVDADEKALLDNGTEDEQ; this comes from the coding sequence GTGAAGAACAACATATTCATCGAAGAGGAAATGCAGCGCTCCTATTTGGAGTACGCCCTGAGCGTGATCATCGGCCGGGCCATTCCCGATGTCCGGGACGGGCTCAAGCCGGTGCATCGGCGAATTCTGTTCGCCATGCACGACCTGGGGAACACCTACAACCGGGCGTACAAGAAATCGGCTCGCATCGTCGGCGACGTGATAGGTAAGTATCACCCCCACGGCGACAGCGCGGTGTACGACGCCATGGTCCGCATGGCCCAGGATTTTTCAATGCGCGAACCCCTGGTGGATGGGCAGGGCAATTTCGGGTCCCTGGACGGAGACGCTCCGGCGGCCATGCGGTACACGGAAGTGCGCATGGCCAGGCTGACGTCGGAATTTTTACAGGACATCGACAAGGAAACCGTTCCCTTCCGGCCCAACTACGACAACACCTTGCAGGAGCCGGAAGTCCTACCCACCAAGGTACCCAATCTACTGCTCAACGGTTCGTCCGGGATCGCGGTGGGCATGGCTACGAACATTCCGCCGCACAATCTCGGCGAGTTGATTGACGGTCTGCTGTTGTTGCTCAGCAAGCCCGAAGCCGAGGTGGCGGATCTGCTGGAATGCATCAAGGGTCCGGACTTTCCGACCAGCGGATTCATCTACGGTCGGCATGGGATCATCGACGCCTACAAGACCGGCAAGGGCTCCATCAAGGTGCGGGGCAAGGTCGAGATCGAGGAGCGCTCCAAGCAGGCTGAGTCCATTGTCATCACCGAAATCCCCTATGCCCTGAACAAGGCCAGCCTCGTGGAGAAGATCGCACAGATAGTCCATGAAAAAAAGGTGGAGGGGATAAGCGATCTGCGCGACGAATCCGATCGCAACGGGATTCGGATAGTCATGGATCTGAAGAGAAATGCCATTCCGGAAGTGGTTATCAATTCTTTGTATAAATTTACTCCTTTGGAATCATGGTACCACATCAATACCCTGGCGGTGGTTCATAACAGGCCCCAGCTTCTGAAGTTGAAAGACGTTTTGGAACTGTTCATCGAACATCGCAAGGAAGTGGTCCTGAATCGGACCCGCTTTGACCTGAACAAAGCCGAACAGCGGGCGCACATTTTGGAAGGGCTGAAGATAGCCCTGGAGAACATCGACGAGGTCATCGAGCTGATCAAGTCCTCCAAGACGCCCGCGGAGGCCAAACAGAAATTGATATCCCGCTTCGCCTTTACGGACCTTCAGAGCCAAGCCATCCTGGACATGCGTTTACAGCGCCTGACGAATCTGGAGCGTGACAAACTTTTGGCCGAGTACCAGGAACTGCTTAAGCGGATCGATTATTTGCTGAGCATTCTGCGGAACGTGGAGGTTTTAATCCAGGTTATCCGCGAAGAGCTGGTGGAAATCAAAAAATTATACGCCACGCCGCGACGATCGGTGATAGTGGAGGAAGACGCAAGCAGCATCAACATGGAAGATTTGGTGGGCGACACGGAAGTGGTGATCACCCTGTCCCAACGCGGCTACATCAAACGTACGCCCATGGATACCTATCAGCAGCAGAAGCGCGGCGGCCGCGGCATCTACGGGGCCTCCACTATTTCCGAGGACATCATTTCCCAGATGTTCACCACCACGAACCACAACTTTATCCTGCTGTTCACCAACAAGGGCCGGATGTACAAGATCAAGGCTTACAACATCCCCGAGGGTTCACGCACGGCCCGGGGTATTCACGCCTCCAACCTGCTGCCCCTGGACAAGGACGAATTCATCGCCACGGCCATGACGATCAAGGATTTCGCCACGGACAAGAACTTTTTGTTCGCCACCAAGCGGGGCGTCGTGAAGCGCTCTCAGGCTCAACTTTACGTCAACTGCCGCCAAAGCGGCCTGAAGGCGGTCAATCTCCATCCGGAAGACGAACTGATCACCGTGCGGGAGATTTCCTCCACGGCGGAAGTAGTCCTGATCAGCCGGGACGGGAAATCCATCCGCTTTTCCTGCTCGGATATTCGTTCCACTGGTCGGGCCACGGCAGGGGTCAAGGGTATGGATTTAAACTACGGTGATCAGGTGGTGTCCTGCGTTGTCACGGACGACGATCAGCGCCAGGAAGTGCTGACCGTTTCGGCCAACGGCTTTGGCAAGCGCACTCTGCTGGAGAACTACCGCAGCCAATCCCGCGGCGGAAAAGGGGTGATCAACATGCGCGTGACGCCCAAAACAGGACACGTAATCGGATCAGTGCTGGTCGAATCCGAAGACGATTTGCTGATCCTGACCAGCGCAGGAAAGATCATCCGGATGAACGTGGCCGGAATCAGCCGCGTAGGCCGCGACGCCCAGGGCGTGACCCTGGTGCGCATGGATCCGGACACCCTGGTGGTTGGCTTCGACCGCGTCGACGCTGACGAGAAGGCGTTGCTGGACAACGGCACGGAGGATGAGCAATGA
- the ilvD gene encoding dihydroxy-acid dehydratase — protein sequence MRSEIMTKGLEKAPHRSLLHALGMTRDEMRRPLIGVVNSANEVVPGHIHLHTISQAVKDGIRSAGGTPMEFPVIGICDGLAMNHPGMHYSLPSREIIADSIEAMAMGHPFDALVCIPNCDKVVPAMLMAMLRLNIPSILVSGGPMLAGAWQGKAVDLISVFEGVGKVRKGQMTQEELDELETCACPGCGSCSGMFTANSMNCLSEAIGLALPGNGTIPAVTAARIRLAKQAGAQVMKLLEKNIRPRDIVTPAAVRNAVTADMALGCSTNTVLHLPAIFAEADLDLNLGIFDELSRSTPNLCRLSPAGSDHIEDLHRAGGIQAVLAELAKAELLDLSVQTVTGASLGDNLRALKAAVLDDQVIRPITAPYSPEGGIAILKGSLAPDGAVVKQSAVAPEMLVRNSTARVFEGEEEAVAAILEGRINPGDALIIRNEGPKGGPGMREMLTPTSAIAGMGLDKDVALITDGRFSGGTRGAAIGHVSPEAVEGGPIGLVQEGDRIEIDIPGRKLNLLVDDRELASRRAAWKPLQREITSPFLRRYARLAASAAKGAVFAR from the coding sequence ATGCGCAGTGAAATCATGACCAAAGGCCTGGAAAAAGCCCCCCACCGCTCCCTTTTGCACGCCCTGGGCATGACCAGGGATGAAATGCGTCGACCCCTGATCGGCGTGGTCAACTCGGCCAACGAGGTGGTTCCAGGCCACATCCACCTGCACACCATCTCCCAAGCGGTCAAGGACGGCATCCGGTCAGCCGGGGGCACCCCCATGGAGTTTCCGGTGATCGGGATCTGCGACGGGCTGGCCATGAATCATCCGGGTATGCATTACAGCCTGCCCAGCCGGGAGATCATCGCGGACTCCATCGAGGCCATGGCCATGGGCCATCCCTTCGACGCCCTGGTCTGCATCCCCAACTGCGACAAGGTGGTTCCGGCCATGCTCATGGCCATGCTCCGGTTGAACATCCCATCCATCCTGGTCAGCGGGGGGCCCATGCTGGCCGGAGCGTGGCAGGGCAAGGCCGTGGACCTGATCTCCGTCTTCGAAGGCGTGGGCAAGGTGCGCAAGGGTCAGATGACCCAGGAAGAACTGGATGAGTTGGAAACCTGCGCCTGTCCCGGCTGCGGCTCCTGCTCGGGGATGTTCACGGCCAATTCCATGAACTGTCTGTCCGAGGCCATCGGCCTGGCCCTGCCCGGCAACGGGACCATCCCGGCGGTGACCGCGGCTCGTATCCGGCTGGCCAAGCAGGCCGGGGCCCAGGTCATGAAGCTGCTGGAAAAGAACATCCGGCCTCGGGACATCGTCACCCCGGCGGCGGTGCGCAACGCCGTGACCGCGGACATGGCCCTGGGCTGCTCCACCAATACCGTGCTCCACCTGCCGGCCATTTTCGCCGAGGCGGACCTGGATCTTAATCTGGGCATTTTCGATGAACTGAGCCGCTCCACGCCGAACCTGTGCCGGCTTTCCCCGGCGGGCAGCGACCACATCGAGGACCTGCACCGGGCCGGAGGCATCCAGGCGGTGTTGGCCGAACTGGCCAAGGCCGAACTGTTGGATCTCTCGGTCCAGACCGTCACCGGCGCCAGTCTCGGAGACAATCTGCGGGCCTTGAAGGCCGCGGTGCTGGACGATCAAGTCATTCGCCCGATCACCGCGCCCTACAGCCCCGAAGGCGGCATCGCCATTCTCAAGGGATCCCTGGCCCCGGATGGCGCAGTGGTCAAGCAGTCCGCCGTGGCCCCGGAGATGCTGGTCCGCAACTCCACGGCCCGGGTCTTCGAGGGCGAGGAAGAAGCCGTGGCGGCCATTCTCGAAGGGCGGATCAACCCCGGCGACGCGCTGATCATCCGCAATGAGGGCCCTAAAGGCGGCCCCGGAATGCGCGAAATGCTCACCCCCACATCGGCCATCGCCGGGATGGGCCTGGACAAGGACGTGGCCCTGATCACCGATGGCCGGTTCAGCGGCGGCACCCGGGGCGCGGCCATCGGCCATGTTTCCCCAGAGGCCGTGGAAGGCGGCCCTATCGGGCTGGTTCAGGAAGGCGACCGCATCGAAATCGACATCCCCGGCAGAAAACTGAACCTGCTGGTGGACGACCGGGAACTGGCATCGCGGCGCGCGGCATGGAAGCCGCTGCAGCGAGAGATCACCTCCCCCTTCCTGCGCCGCTACGCCCGCTTGGCGGCTTCCGCGGCCAAGGGCGCGGTGTTTGCCAGATAA
- a CDS encoding ABC transporter permease, whose product MFRIVLKLMLQGVTDIRRHPWIQVLTLAAVTLVAFLGGLFLLVLHNLDLELQRAGGDIQFQIYWQPEAEQELVRTQWDALRELEHLAEIKTFSGDQALELLMQRLGGTGDFVWLQGHNPLPATALLTFSVRDDDQQTWAKATYLHLETLEGVEKVSFNPLQLDLARGWARFSNQVIWPLILFLGVVLALVVGNTIKLSQLHRRNEVEILRLVGAARWYIQLPMLVSGAVLGLLGGILALLMLKGVQLSLRDLLHFPPLWLRLDYLPSSQTLTFLTVLVVMGFLSSWVALREK is encoded by the coding sequence ATGTTCCGTATCGTGCTCAAGCTGATGCTCCAGGGAGTGACGGATATCCGTCGTCATCCCTGGATCCAGGTGCTCACTCTGGCCGCCGTAACTTTGGTCGCCTTTCTGGGCGGGTTGTTCCTACTCGTGCTGCATAATCTGGATCTGGAGTTGCAACGCGCCGGTGGGGATATCCAGTTTCAGATCTACTGGCAGCCGGAGGCAGAACAGGAACTGGTCCGGACCCAGTGGGACGCCTTGCGGGAGCTGGAGCACCTCGCGGAAATCAAGACCTTTTCCGGAGACCAGGCCCTGGAACTGCTCATGCAGCGACTCGGCGGGACCGGGGACTTCGTCTGGCTGCAAGGCCATAATCCTCTTCCAGCCACGGCTCTGCTGACCTTCTCGGTCCGGGACGACGACCAGCAAACCTGGGCCAAGGCCACCTATCTGCACCTGGAAACCCTGGAAGGGGTGGAGAAGGTCAGCTTCAATCCTCTGCAATTGGACCTGGCCCGAGGCTGGGCCCGATTCAGCAATCAGGTGATCTGGCCGCTAATCCTCTTCCTTGGGGTGGTTCTGGCCCTGGTTGTAGGTAACACCATCAAGCTCTCCCAACTGCACCGCCGAAACGAAGTTGAAATTCTCCGTTTGGTAGGAGCGGCCCGGTGGTACATCCAGTTACCCATGCTTGTTTCCGGGGCGGTGCTCGGCCTGCTGGGCGGCATTCTGGCCCTGCTGATGCTCAAAGGCGTTCAGCTCAGCCTGCGAGACCTGCTGCACTTTCCACCCCTTTGGCTGCGTCTGGACTACCTGCCCTCCTCCCAGACCCTGACCTTTCTGACCGTTCTCGTGGTCATGGGCTTCTTGAGCAGCTGGGTGGCGTTGCGGGAGAAATGA
- the ftsE gene encoding cell division ATP-binding protein FtsE, producing MISLRHVSYSFGTQWALKNISLEVRKGDFLFLVGPSGAGKTTLLRLLHGAIPLKRGQATVAGFDLHALKARHIHLLRREVSVVFQDFKILPERTVFANVALALEVRNMPRTHTERRVRAVLRGLDLEAKANVLCAQLSGGEQQRVAIARAVVVGPQLLLADEPTGNLDRELAMRLMSIFLQFHAHGTTIVLATHNQEILACVPDAKILHLEDGAVNWTNWDMDVPT from the coding sequence ATGATCAGCCTGCGCCACGTTTCTTACAGCTTCGGGACCCAGTGGGCCCTGAAGAACATCTCCCTGGAGGTTCGCAAGGGCGATTTCCTGTTCCTGGTGGGGCCCAGCGGCGCGGGCAAGACCACCCTGCTCCGCCTGCTCCACGGCGCGATACCGCTGAAGCGGGGTCAGGCGACCGTGGCAGGGTTCGATCTCCATGCCCTCAAGGCACGGCATATTCACCTCTTGCGCCGGGAGGTAAGCGTGGTCTTTCAGGACTTCAAGATTCTGCCGGAACGTACTGTGTTCGCCAACGTGGCCCTGGCTCTGGAAGTACGCAACATGCCCCGCACACATACAGAGAGAAGGGTCCGAGCTGTCCTCCGAGGCCTGGACCTGGAAGCCAAGGCCAACGTCCTCTGCGCTCAACTGTCCGGCGGCGAGCAACAGCGGGTGGCCATCGCCCGGGCCGTGGTGGTGGGACCGCAACTGCTCCTGGCCGACGAGCCCACCGGCAACCTGGACCGGGAGTTGGCCATGCGCCTGATGAGCATTTTCCTCCAGTTTCACGCCCACGGCACGACCATCGTCCTGGCCACCCACAATCAGGAAATCCTGGCCTGTGTGCCGGACGCCAAGATTCTGCACCTTGAGGACGGGGCCGTGAACTGGACCAACTGGGACATGGACGTTCCGACATGA
- a CDS encoding vitamin B12-dependent ribonucleotide reductase produces MTSTSIADGIVSEPTTVPDDLPQPVLPPNAEVVLNKRYLRKGGQGEILETPQELYWRVAWAIAEEEAKYPASSYSVDELARRFYELMTTYRFLPNSPTLMNAGTDLGQLAACFVLPVGDSMEEIFDAIKYAALIHKSGGGTGFSFSRLRPQKSRVGSTGGIASGPISFLRIFNTATEQVKQGGTRRGANMGILRVDHPDILDFIRAKERDGDLNNFNLSIGLTEVFMQAVEKDEEYDLVAPHTIQVKARLNAREVFGLLVQKAWESGDPGIIFLDRINRDNPTPKQGEIESTNPCGEQPLLPYEACNLGSINLSRYIQNSGKDDILWDDLKRDIHLCVRFLDNVIDASRYPLEKITETVRNNRKIGLGVMGWADLLFRLYIPYNSQEALNLAEKIMHFVQFEAQSASKKLAEERGPFPAFAESTFAEHNQGPFRNATTTTIAPTGTLSILAGCSSGVEPLFALSFVRQVMDGERLLEANPWFEQALHEAQCYSPKLMEEVAAKGTIHHIDYLPEDVRKVFVTAHDIEPIWHLKMQAAFQKFTDNAVSKTVNLPHSATQDDIWKIYWMAYEMGCKGVTVYRDGCKSTQVLCTGDGGKPKDPEKSQRVVRNRPDVVYGFTQKVKTGYGFLYLTVNEVDGRPFEVFATIGKSGRSITAKAEAIGRLVSLALRSGVGVEDIVSQLKGIGGEHPVFQKKDMLLSIPDAVSWILESRYLQGRKAEMSNSLVKPECPDCGKELIFQEGCFVCQECGYTKCG; encoded by the coding sequence GTGACGTCAACCTCCATTGCCGACGGCATTGTTTCGGAACCAACGACGGTTCCCGATGACCTTCCCCAACCCGTTCTGCCGCCCAACGCCGAAGTCGTTCTGAACAAGCGCTATCTGCGCAAGGGAGGCCAGGGGGAAATTCTGGAAACGCCCCAGGAACTCTATTGGCGCGTGGCCTGGGCCATTGCCGAGGAAGAGGCCAAATACCCGGCTTCTTCGTATTCCGTGGACGAGTTGGCCCGCCGGTTCTACGAGCTGATGACCACGTACCGTTTCCTGCCCAACTCGCCGACCCTGATGAACGCGGGCACGGACCTCGGACAACTAGCCGCCTGTTTCGTGCTCCCAGTGGGCGACTCCATGGAGGAGATTTTCGACGCCATCAAGTACGCGGCCCTGATCCACAAATCCGGCGGCGGCACGGGCTTTTCCTTTTCCCGTCTGCGACCTCAAAAGAGCCGGGTCGGCTCCACCGGCGGCATAGCCTCCGGGCCGATTTCCTTTCTGCGGATCTTCAACACGGCCACGGAGCAGGTCAAACAGGGCGGCACCCGGCGCGGGGCGAACATGGGCATCCTCCGTGTGGACCACCCGGATATCCTGGATTTCATCCGGGCCAAGGAACGGGACGGGGATCTGAACAACTTCAATCTTTCCATCGGTTTGACCGAAGTGTTCATGCAGGCCGTGGAAAAGGACGAGGAATACGACCTCGTCGCGCCGCACACCATACAGGTCAAGGCCCGGCTCAACGCCCGCGAGGTGTTCGGACTGCTGGTTCAAAAAGCCTGGGAAAGCGGCGACCCCGGCATCATCTTTCTGGACCGCATCAACCGCGACAACCCCACGCCCAAGCAGGGCGAAATCGAGAGTACGAATCCCTGCGGGGAGCAACCTCTGCTCCCCTACGAGGCCTGCAACCTTGGATCCATCAATCTTTCCAGGTATATCCAGAACTCCGGCAAGGATGACATCCTTTGGGACGACCTGAAGAGGGATATTCATCTTTGCGTCCGTTTCCTGGACAACGTCATCGACGCCTCGCGCTATCCACTGGAGAAAATCACCGAAACCGTCCGGAATAACCGCAAGATCGGGCTGGGAGTGATGGGTTGGGCCGATTTACTGTTCCGGCTGTATATTCCCTACAACAGCCAGGAAGCCTTGAACCTGGCTGAAAAGATCATGCACTTCGTCCAGTTCGAGGCCCAGAGCGCTTCCAAGAAATTGGCCGAGGAACGCGGCCCTTTCCCCGCCTTCGCGGAGTCAACCTTCGCCGAACACAATCAGGGGCCGTTTCGTAACGCCACCACCACGACCATCGCGCCCACGGGCACCCTGTCCATCCTGGCAGGCTGCTCCTCCGGGGTGGAGCCGCTCTTCGCCTTGAGCTTCGTCCGCCAGGTCATGGACGGGGAACGGCTGCTGGAGGCCAATCCCTGGTTCGAGCAGGCCCTGCATGAGGCCCAGTGCTACAGTCCCAAGCTGATGGAGGAGGTGGCGGCCAAGGGCACCATCCATCACATCGACTACCTTCCGGAGGATGTCCGCAAGGTGTTCGTCACGGCCCACGACATCGAGCCTATCTGGCACCTGAAGATGCAGGCGGCCTTCCAGAAGTTCACGGACAATGCCGTGTCCAAGACAGTGAACCTGCCCCACTCGGCCACCCAGGACGATATCTGGAAGATATACTGGATGGCCTATGAAATGGGCTGCAAGGGCGTCACGGTCTATCGGGACGGCTGCAAGAGCACCCAGGTGCTCTGCACCGGCGACGGCGGAAAGCCCAAGGACCCGGAAAAATCCCAGCGCGTGGTTCGGAATCGGCCGGACGTGGTCTACGGTTTCACCCAGAAGGTCAAGACCGGCTACGGCTTCCTGTATCTTACAGTGAACGAGGTGGACGGACGGCCCTTCGAGGTCTTCGCCACCATCGGCAAGTCCGGGAGGTCGATCACGGCCAAGGCCGAGGCCATCGGCCGCCTGGTTTCCCTGGCCCTGCGCTCCGGGGTGGGGGTGGAGGACATCGTCAGTCAGCTCAAGGGCATCGGCGGCGAGCATCCGGTCTTCCAGAAAAAGGACATGCTGCTGTCTATCCCGGACGCCGTGTCCTGGATACTGGAGAGCCGCTATCTTCAGGGTCGCAAAGCGGAGATGAGCAATTCACTGGTCAAACCGGAATGCCCGGACTGCGGCAAGGAGCTGATCTTCCAGGAAGGCTGCTTCGTCTGCCAGGAATGCGGCTACACCAAGTGCGGATAA